The following proteins are co-located in the Micromonospora coriariae genome:
- a CDS encoding MBL fold metallo-hydrolase, whose translation MIGGFVKVADRVHVLREPLLRINVTLVVGDDEALLVDTLSSAAQATELAAAVRAVTDRPLTLVNTHHHYDHCFGNAVLAGDPPRPVYAHALAAAALREQPERLRREAYDEVREEHPALAAELTDTPLLAPTHTVHTETALDLGGRRVLLRHPGRGHTDADLVVHVPDADVLVAGDLVEQSGPPAFEDSYPLQWPDAVADLLRLTTTGTVVVPGHGDPVDVEFVRAQHAELAKLAWLIRAGHTGGAPPERVAAEAPFGARAALIAARRGYLELDGTP comes from the coding sequence ATGATCGGCGGTTTCGTCAAGGTCGCCGACCGGGTGCACGTGCTGCGCGAGCCGCTGCTGCGGATCAACGTCACCCTGGTCGTCGGCGACGACGAGGCGCTGCTGGTGGACACCCTCTCCTCGGCGGCCCAGGCCACCGAGCTGGCCGCCGCCGTCCGGGCGGTCACCGACCGTCCGCTGACGCTGGTGAACACCCACCACCACTACGACCACTGCTTCGGCAACGCCGTGCTGGCCGGCGACCCGCCCCGCCCGGTGTACGCGCACGCGCTGGCCGCCGCGGCCCTGCGCGAGCAGCCGGAGCGGCTGCGCCGGGAGGCGTACGACGAGGTGCGCGAGGAGCACCCGGCGCTCGCCGCCGAGCTGACCGACACACCACTGCTCGCACCGACCCACACCGTGCACACCGAGACGGCACTCGACCTGGGCGGCCGGCGGGTGCTGCTGCGTCACCCCGGGCGGGGGCACACCGACGCCGACCTGGTGGTGCACGTACCCGACGCGGACGTGCTGGTCGCCGGGGACCTGGTGGAGCAGAGCGGGCCGCCCGCGTTCGAGGACTCGTACCCCCTGCAGTGGCCGGACGCGGTCGCCGACCTGCTCCGGCTGACCACCACGGGCACGGTGGTGGTGCCGGGCCACGGCGACCCGGTGGACGTGGAGTTCGTCCGTGCCCAGCACGCCGAGCTGGCGAAGCTGGCGTGGCTGATCCGGGCCGGGCATACCGGCGGCGCACCGCCGGAACGGGTCGCCGCCGAGGCGCCCTTCGGCGCCCGCGCCGCCCTCATCGCCGCCCGCCGCGGCTACCTCGAACTGGACGGCACGCCCTAG
- a CDS encoding AAA family ATPase, with amino-acid sequence MAQPTMPDAPTPNGAAPADPAPVTTPAQDATLLERALFEIKRVIVGQDRMVERMFVALLARGHCLLEGVPGVAKTLAVETLAKVVGGSFARVQFTPDLVPADIMGTRIYRQSSEKFDVELGPVFVNFLLADEINRAPAKVQSALLEVMSERQVSIGGESHRVPDPFLVMATQNPIEQEGVYPLPEAQRDRFLMKIVVGYPTDAEEREIVYRMGVAAPEPSAVFDTPDLIALQRKADQVFVHNALVDYAVRLVLATRAPAEHGMPDVAQLIQYGASPRASLGLVRATRALALLRGRDYALPQDVQDIAPDILRHRLVLSYDALADDVPADHIVHRVMSTIPLPAVAPRQQASPSSTTTPPGAGWPGQRP; translated from the coding sequence GTGGCCCAGCCGACCATGCCCGATGCCCCGACGCCGAACGGGGCGGCCCCGGCGGACCCCGCGCCGGTGACCACACCCGCGCAGGACGCCACCCTGCTGGAACGGGCGCTGTTCGAGATCAAACGGGTCATCGTCGGGCAGGACCGGATGGTGGAGCGGATGTTCGTCGCGCTGCTCGCCCGCGGCCACTGCCTGCTCGAAGGGGTGCCCGGGGTGGCCAAGACCCTGGCCGTGGAGACCCTCGCCAAGGTTGTCGGCGGATCCTTCGCCCGGGTGCAGTTCACCCCGGACCTGGTGCCCGCCGACATCATGGGCACCCGGATCTACCGGCAGTCGAGCGAGAAGTTCGATGTCGAGCTGGGCCCGGTCTTCGTCAACTTCCTGCTCGCCGACGAGATCAACCGGGCTCCGGCCAAGGTGCAGTCGGCGCTGCTGGAGGTGATGAGCGAGCGGCAGGTGTCCATCGGCGGGGAGAGCCACCGGGTGCCCGACCCGTTCCTGGTGATGGCCACCCAGAACCCGATCGAGCAGGAGGGCGTCTACCCGCTGCCGGAGGCGCAGCGGGACCGGTTCCTCATGAAGATCGTGGTGGGCTACCCGACCGACGCCGAGGAGCGGGAGATCGTCTACCGGATGGGCGTCGCCGCGCCGGAGCCGAGTGCGGTCTTCGACACGCCCGACCTGATCGCCCTGCAACGCAAGGCGGACCAGGTCTTCGTGCACAACGCCCTGGTCGACTACGCGGTCCGGCTGGTGCTGGCCACCCGCGCGCCGGCCGAGCACGGCATGCCCGACGTCGCCCAGCTGATCCAGTACGGGGCGAGCCCGCGCGCCTCGCTCGGCCTGGTCCGGGCAACCCGCGCGCTGGCGCTGCTGCGCGGTCGGGACTACGCGCTGCCGCAGGACGTGCAGGACATCGCCCCGGACATCCTGCGGCACCGGCTGGTGCTCAGCTACGACGCGCTCGCCGACGACGTGCCGGCCGACCACATCGTGCACCGGGTGATGTCCACCATTCCGCTCCCGGCGGTCGCCCCCCGGCAGCAGGCCAGCCCGTCGTCGACCACCACGCCGCCGGGCGCCGGCTGGCCCGGGCAGCGGCCGTGA
- a CDS encoding VWA domain-containing protein → MIRFMQPWWLLAVLPVLALAAFYLWRQLHRRAYAMRFTNVDLLRTVAPKGLGWRRHVSATAFLLCLLVLATALARPAVDTKEPLERATVMLAIDVSLSMQADDVAPNRLEAAQEAAKQFVGELPRSYNLGLVSFAKAANVLVPPGKDRAAVTSAIDGLVLAEATATGEAVFTCLEAIRSVPADGAAGIPPARIVLLSDGFRTSGRSVEEAAAAAQAANVPVSTIAFGTDTGQVDIGGQLQRVPVDRMALAELAETTEGYFYEAASVSELKQVYQDMGSSIGFRTEPREVTQWYAGVALLLALCAGALSLLWSSRML, encoded by the coding sequence ATGATCCGTTTCATGCAACCGTGGTGGCTGCTGGCCGTGCTGCCGGTGCTCGCCCTCGCCGCGTTCTACCTGTGGCGGCAGCTGCACCGCCGGGCGTACGCGATGCGCTTCACCAACGTGGATCTGCTGCGCACCGTGGCACCGAAGGGGCTTGGCTGGCGCCGGCACGTTTCGGCGACCGCGTTCCTGCTCTGCCTGCTGGTGCTGGCCACCGCGCTGGCCCGTCCCGCGGTGGACACCAAGGAGCCGCTGGAGCGGGCGACAGTGATGCTCGCCATCGACGTGTCGCTGTCCATGCAGGCCGACGATGTGGCGCCGAACCGTCTGGAGGCGGCCCAGGAGGCGGCGAAGCAGTTCGTCGGCGAGTTGCCGAGGAGCTACAACCTGGGGCTGGTGTCGTTCGCCAAGGCGGCAAACGTGCTGGTGCCACCGGGCAAGGACCGGGCGGCGGTGACAAGTGCGATCGACGGGCTGGTGCTGGCCGAGGCGACCGCGACCGGCGAGGCGGTGTTCACCTGCCTGGAGGCGATCCGGTCGGTGCCGGCCGACGGGGCGGCGGGTATTCCACCGGCCCGGATCGTGCTGCTCTCCGACGGGTTCCGCACGTCCGGCCGGTCGGTGGAGGAGGCGGCGGCGGCCGCGCAGGCGGCCAACGTGCCGGTCTCCACCATCGCCTTCGGCACCGACACCGGCCAGGTCGACATCGGCGGCCAGCTCCAGCGGGTGCCGGTGGACCGGATGGCCCTGGCCGAGCTGGCCGAGACCACCGAGGGCTACTTCTACGAGGCGGCCTCGGTGAGCGAGCTGAAGCAGGTCTACCAGGACATGGGCAGCTCGATCGGGTTCCGCACGGAGCCGCGCGAGGTGACCCAGTGGTACGCCGGGGTGGCGCTGCTGCTGGCGCTCTGCGCCGGTGCGCTCAGCCTGCTCTGGTCGTCCCGGATGCTGTGA
- a CDS encoding PH domain-containing protein: protein MTDHPAEPGTGPPRPPGGAPPTGPPPGGAVPPYAPGGAVPYAAVPPGVPYPWPLPATGGDGEPRQRLHPLSPLLHGAKSLVVVIAGLSWSTLSRVGFGWFAAMVVVLALGATVLSVISWYNTGYHVVGRELRVYEGLLWRRTRAIPLERLQAVEVVRPLLAQLTGLAELRLEVVGGGKTEAPLAYLGVADAARLRERLLALAGRASQPPAPGLAPSAAAPGTAPPLAAPGRPLHAVRNQSLLVSQLLTPQAFLLPFGVAFVVVQFLTAGSWSFVAVASTLTAMAGVLLQPIRRVLDDWNFRLARDDGTLRVHNGLLETRAQTVPLDRVQTVRATWPLLWRVKGWLRLRLEVAGYSVAEADDRNRPDRLLPVGDLPTATMIVTEVLPGVRLDALALAPPPPRARWLHPLGRGALGAGLFERVFATRSGLLTRQVAIVPYARIQSVRVVQGPAQRRLGLATVYADTAGGSGAAAQDRDLSEAWGLAAELTFRAHAARRPA from the coding sequence ATGACCGACCATCCCGCCGAGCCTGGCACCGGCCCGCCCCGGCCGCCCGGTGGCGCGCCTCCCACCGGCCCGCCCCCCGGCGGCGCGGTGCCGCCCTACGCGCCCGGCGGAGCGGTGCCCTACGCGGCGGTGCCGCCCGGGGTGCCCTATCCCTGGCCGCTGCCGGCAACGGGCGGCGACGGCGAGCCGCGTCAGCGACTGCACCCGCTCAGCCCGCTGTTGCACGGGGCCAAGTCGCTGGTCGTGGTGATCGCCGGGCTGTCCTGGTCGACGCTGTCCCGGGTCGGCTTCGGCTGGTTCGCGGCCATGGTGGTGGTACTGGCGCTCGGCGCGACCGTGCTGTCAGTGATCAGCTGGTACAACACCGGCTACCACGTGGTGGGCCGCGAACTGCGGGTGTACGAGGGGCTGCTCTGGCGGCGTACCCGGGCGATTCCCCTGGAGCGGTTGCAGGCCGTGGAGGTGGTCCGGCCGCTGCTCGCCCAGCTCACCGGCCTGGCCGAGTTGCGGCTCGAGGTGGTCGGCGGGGGCAAGACCGAGGCGCCGCTGGCGTACCTCGGGGTGGCCGACGCGGCCCGGCTGCGCGAGCGGCTGCTGGCGCTCGCCGGCCGCGCGTCACAACCGCCCGCGCCGGGCCTCGCGCCGTCCGCGGCGGCCCCCGGGACGGCGCCGCCGCTGGCCGCACCGGGCCGCCCGCTGCACGCGGTACGCAACCAGAGCCTGCTGGTCAGCCAACTGCTCACCCCGCAGGCATTCCTGCTCCCGTTCGGCGTGGCCTTCGTCGTGGTGCAGTTCCTCACCGCGGGGTCGTGGTCGTTCGTCGCGGTGGCGAGCACGCTGACCGCGATGGCCGGTGTGCTGCTGCAACCGATCCGCCGGGTCCTCGACGACTGGAACTTCCGGCTGGCCCGCGACGACGGCACGCTGCGGGTGCACAACGGCCTGCTGGAGACCCGGGCGCAGACCGTGCCGCTGGACCGGGTTCAGACCGTACGGGCCACCTGGCCGCTGCTCTGGCGGGTGAAGGGCTGGCTGCGGCTGCGGCTGGAGGTTGCCGGTTACTCCGTCGCCGAGGCCGACGACCGCAACCGGCCGGACCGCCTGCTGCCGGTCGGTGACCTGCCGACCGCGACGATGATCGTCACCGAGGTGCTGCCAGGGGTACGCCTCGACGCGCTGGCGCTGGCCCCACCGCCACCCCGGGCCCGCTGGCTGCACCCACTGGGCCGGGGCGCGCTCGGCGCCGGCCTGTTCGAGCGGGTCTTCGCCACCCGGTCCGGGCTGCTCACCCGGCAGGTGGCGATCGTGCCGTACGCCCGGATCCAGAGCGTGCGGGTGGTGCAGGGGCCGGCGCAGCGCCGGCTCGGGCTGGCCACCGTCTACGCGGACACCGCGGGCGGTTCGGGCGCGGCGGCACAGGACCGGGATCTGTCGGAGGCGTGGGGCCTGGCAGCCGAGCTGACCTTCCGCGCGCACGCCGCCCGCCGCCCGGCCTGA
- a CDS encoding thioesterase family protein gives MQEQPEPAFAPGLTARVELTVTDADTAQAVGSGDVPVLGTPRVLALAEAATVAATATAMPSGSTTVGTRVELEHLAPTVVGRTVRAQALLAAVDGRRLSFEVTVTDGAETVARGRVDRILVDRQRFVDRAGRAS, from the coding sequence ATGCAGGAGCAGCCCGAGCCGGCCTTCGCGCCGGGTCTGACCGCCCGGGTCGAGTTGACCGTCACCGACGCGGACACCGCCCAGGCGGTCGGTTCCGGGGACGTACCGGTGCTCGGCACACCCCGGGTGCTCGCGCTGGCCGAGGCGGCCACCGTCGCGGCGACGGCGACCGCGATGCCGTCCGGGTCGACCACCGTGGGGACCCGGGTCGAGCTGGAGCACCTGGCGCCGACCGTGGTCGGCCGGACGGTCCGGGCGCAGGCCCTGCTGGCGGCCGTCGACGGTCGCCGGCTGTCGTTCGAGGTCACCGTCACCGATGGTGCCGAGACGGTGGCCCGGGGTCGGGTGGACCGGATCCTGGTGGACCGGCAACGCTTCGTCGACCGCGCCGGGCGGGCGTCATGA
- a CDS encoding PH domain-containing protein, protein MLTDGSAGRGPLEPWPDTVHWQPISSDLIWVELIRLAVVLAIGLAVTAIGWALSGQGLFGLALAAVLVFGAWRAVAIVRAVRAWGYAEREDDLLVRHGLLVRRLSIVPYSRMQFVDVSAGPLERAFDLATVQLHTAAAASDARVPGLRPAEASRLRDRLTALGEDRAEGL, encoded by the coding sequence CTGTTGACGGACGGGTCCGCGGGGCGGGGTCCACTGGAGCCCTGGCCGGACACTGTCCACTGGCAGCCGATCTCCTCCGACCTGATCTGGGTGGAGCTGATCCGGCTGGCCGTGGTGCTCGCCATCGGGCTGGCGGTGACGGCGATCGGCTGGGCACTGAGCGGTCAGGGCCTGTTCGGGCTCGCCCTCGCCGCCGTGCTGGTGTTCGGCGCGTGGCGGGCCGTGGCGATCGTCCGCGCGGTCCGGGCCTGGGGCTACGCCGAGCGGGAGGACGACCTGCTGGTCCGGCACGGGCTGCTGGTCCGGCGGCTCTCCATCGTGCCGTATTCCCGGATGCAGTTCGTCGACGTCAGCGCCGGGCCGCTGGAGCGCGCCTTCGACCTGGCCACCGTGCAGTTGCACACCGCGGCGGCGGCGAGCGACGCCCGGGTTCCGGGGCTGCGCCCGGCGGAGGCGTCCCGGCTGCGCGACCGGCTCACCGCGCTCGGCGAGGACCGGGCGGAGGGGCTGTGA
- a CDS encoding DUF58 domain-containing protein yields MARAAAVTSPTPRPAPVPDRSEAVLSRLQLLVTRKLDGLLQGDYAGLLPGPGSEAGESREYRAGDDVRRMDWPVTARTTTPHVRRTVADRELETWLALDLSASLDFGTGQWLKREVVVAAAAAITHLTVRGGNRIGAVIGTGGGASAPARRWRGGPPPTGPGVFTRLPARSGRKEAQGLLRAVAGAAIQPGRGDLGALIEMLNRPPRRRGVAVVVSDFLAPAEQWARPMRKLRVRHDVLAIEVVDPRELELPDVGVLPVVDPESGELHEVQTADPRLRQRYAEAAAAQRATIAAALRSAGAAHLRLRTDRDWLLDMVRFVAAQRHARTRGTTR; encoded by the coding sequence CTGGCCCGGGCAGCGGCCGTGACCTCACCCACCCCTCGACCCGCCCCCGTCCCCGACCGCAGCGAGGCCGTGCTGTCCCGGCTCCAGTTGCTGGTCACCCGCAAGCTCGACGGTCTGCTCCAGGGCGACTACGCCGGCCTGCTGCCCGGCCCGGGCAGCGAGGCGGGTGAGTCACGGGAGTACCGGGCCGGCGACGACGTACGCCGGATGGACTGGCCGGTCACGGCACGGACCACAACGCCGCACGTGCGACGTACGGTGGCTGACCGGGAGTTGGAGACCTGGCTGGCGCTGGACCTCTCGGCCAGCCTGGACTTCGGCACCGGGCAGTGGCTCAAGCGGGAGGTGGTGGTGGCCGCCGCCGCCGCGATCACCCACCTGACCGTGCGCGGCGGTAACCGGATCGGCGCGGTGATCGGCACCGGCGGCGGCGCGTCCGCCCCGGCCCGGCGCTGGCGGGGTGGGCCACCGCCGACCGGGCCCGGGGTGTTCACCCGCCTTCCGGCGCGCTCCGGCCGCAAGGAGGCGCAGGGCCTGCTGCGCGCCGTCGCCGGCGCCGCGATCCAGCCCGGCCGGGGTGACCTGGGCGCCCTGATCGAGATGCTCAACCGCCCACCCCGGCGGCGAGGGGTGGCGGTGGTGGTCTCGGACTTCCTCGCGCCGGCCGAGCAGTGGGCCCGGCCGATGCGCAAGCTGCGGGTCCGGCACGACGTGCTGGCGATCGAGGTGGTCGACCCGCGGGAGCTGGAGCTGCCCGACGTGGGTGTGCTGCCGGTGGTCGACCCCGAGAGTGGCGAGCTGCACGAGGTGCAGACCGCCGACCCGCGGCTTCGGCAGCGCTACGCCGAGGCCGCCGCCGCCCAGCGGGCCACGATCGCCGCCGCGCTGCGTAGCGCCGGCGCGGCCCACCTGCGACTGCGTACCGACCGAGACTGGCTGCTGGACATGGTGCGTTTCGTGGCCGCGCAGCGGCACGCCCGCACCCGGGGGACGACACGATGA
- a CDS encoding phosphatase PAP2 family protein: MAVVTDPQTPARTDPPASPDGGRRRIVAMTIWAVAFVAAWLGIGLPTDPAYAFVWIWAGTIAWNSDRPWRSHLRFARDWVPVVLLLAAYNLSRGFADNGATPHAMELIVADRFMFGWATGGEVPTIWLQQHLYHPQLHWWDVAASWVYFSHFVVALAAAAVLWLRDRHRWAAYMRRWGFLCAAGLATYFIYPAAPPWWAAQNGLLTEVARISTRGWKAFGMHGAGNVLNAGQIASNPVAAMPSLHTAWALFVVLFFLHTTRRRWWPLLLAYPLAMTFTLVYSGEHYVIDVLVGWTYVGMTFLVVGLAERGWAALRARRAGPAKAAAEPPPGGITGPDGATDPPGRPANGQPAPVGPSTADEPAVPADR, translated from the coding sequence ATGGCCGTCGTGACTGACCCCCAAACCCCCGCCCGGACCGACCCGCCCGCGTCCCCGGACGGGGGCCGTCGGCGCATCGTCGCCATGACGATCTGGGCGGTCGCCTTCGTGGCCGCCTGGCTGGGCATCGGACTACCCACCGACCCCGCGTACGCCTTCGTGTGGATCTGGGCCGGGACCATCGCCTGGAACAGCGACCGGCCGTGGCGCAGTCATCTGCGCTTCGCCCGGGACTGGGTGCCGGTGGTGCTCCTGCTCGCCGCGTACAACCTCTCCCGGGGGTTCGCCGACAACGGGGCCACCCCGCACGCGATGGAGTTGATCGTCGCGGACCGGTTCATGTTCGGCTGGGCCACCGGCGGTGAGGTGCCCACCATCTGGTTGCAGCAGCACCTCTACCACCCGCAGCTGCACTGGTGGGACGTCGCGGCGAGCTGGGTGTACTTCTCGCACTTCGTGGTGGCGCTGGCCGCCGCCGCGGTGCTCTGGCTGCGGGACCGGCACCGCTGGGCGGCGTACATGCGGCGCTGGGGCTTCCTCTGCGCCGCCGGTCTGGCCACCTACTTCATCTACCCGGCGGCGCCGCCGTGGTGGGCGGCACAGAACGGCCTGCTCACCGAGGTCGCCCGGATCTCCACCCGGGGCTGGAAGGCGTTCGGCATGCACGGCGCCGGCAACGTGCTCAACGCCGGTCAGATCGCCTCGAACCCGGTCGCCGCGATGCCGTCGCTGCACACCGCTTGGGCGCTGTTCGTGGTGCTCTTCTTCCTGCACACCACCCGCCGCCGCTGGTGGCCGCTGCTGCTCGCGTACCCGCTGGCGATGACCTTCACCCTGGTCTACTCGGGTGAGCACTACGTGATCGACGTGCTGGTCGGCTGGACGTACGTCGGGATGACCTTCCTGGTGGTCGGCCTGGCCGAGCGTGGGTGGGCGGCGCTGCGAGCCCGTCGCGCCGGGCCCGCCAAAGCCGCCGCCGAACCGCCACCGGGAGGTATCACCGGCCCCGACGGCGCCACCGACCCCCCGGGTCGGCCGGCCAACGGGCAGCCGGCACCGGTCGGCCCGAGCACCGCCGACGAGCCCGCAGTCCCAGCCGACCGCTGA